Part of the Desulfosalsimonas propionicica genome is shown below.
CCAATGCCTTGGAAATGCGATTCCAGCATCTTGCCAGTGACCTTGTTGCCGTACTTATGCTCCCTAACAAGATAGGTCAGAATTTCTTTACAAATGTCCGCAGACAAATTGGGTATGTATTTCCCACCTTGCTTGGCTACAAGAAAAAGCCCGTTGTCCCCGTCATAAAATACCGGCGGCAGGTTGTTGAGGTTGGCTGCTGAGAGAAATTTATCTGCCTCGTTCCCCGATAGCTGCCTTATGCCCATCTCCAGTTTTGGGTAGAGGTCCGGGACAACGGTATCGAGATATTTCTGAAAAATTGCCGGCAGGTCAGTGCCAAGGCCAGAGGCATCTTTTTGGACACCCCGGAAAAAGCCGGTTCCGCCCTGGATACTTTCAGTTATTTTATTTCGTAATTGCCGATGATAACGGTCCCGGCGGACCTTTTCCTCGGACAGGCATGTGGATTCTTCCGCGGTCAATTTGCCTTGCGCGGCAAGCCGTTCATAGCTGGATATCATCTCCCGGGACCTGAAGGTCTCCAGCAAAAGCCGATCCATTTCATCATTGAATGGGGCGACCCAAAAGATCTCATTTTGTTTCGAAATACTTTCGCTTCGGGCCTCTTCGCAACGGCTGGTGAGATCGGTGGTGTCCTCGGCGATTAACATATTGAGCTGTATCTGCCCCTCGGACTCTACCGGCACGTTTTCCACGGACAATTTCAGCCTGAAGTTTTTAAGATTTTTGTATCGATAAGTCTTGATTTTGGGATCTGTGAAAATTTCCTTCACAATTTCCCGGATGAGGCGGTTCCTGTCAGCGGGTTTGGGCGCCATTTCATTGCGCTTGATGTCCCAATTTTTTTCCTGCACCGTCAGTAGCTTGTAGCCCTCATCCGAATCCCGGATAATTTGGTTGGTCTCCAGCATATTAATTGCTTCTTCGACTTCTTTTTTGATGGATTCCGCGTCAACCCTTGGATGAAGGACAACCGCAATGTTTTGGACAGACCGGGGAAGGTCCTTTACGGTTTCAAGAAGAGCAATTGCTTTCACCACCTTTAAGGCTTTTGGATGATCCGAAAAATCCTTGGTAATCCTGTCGATTTCCCGAGTTGTTTCGGTTGAAAGCAGATTGCCCAGGTAAAGTAATTCATAGACCTTATCAAGCGTTACCAGATCACCGAGGTTTGACTTTGCCATCTGGGTGTGCGGGTTGATCATCATTTCCTGGGCCTGCTTGATAATTGTCCGGTTACTGCCGCCGATATGACGGTGCGCGCCTCTTTTCAGGCGGAGACCGGCCACGATATCAATACAAAGATCAATTTGATAAGGCAGATAGGGGTAGAGGTTTATGAATTCTTCTTTTTCAATTTTGGTGGCGCGGCTGGTGCGTTCCAGTCTGCAGAAAGTATTCAACCTTCCCTCGTTGGCATCAAAAATCTCCGATAGCTTTTCTCTTGCTTCTTTGGTTTTTGAAAGAACCCGTTCTCCGGTGATTTTGGGAATGTCGTTCTGCTTTAAATCAATGGGGATGCGAAACCGCTCTTGAAGCCGGGCCAGTTCGATTTTTTTGGAATCAAGGGAGTCAACAATTTCGTTGAGTTTTTCCTGGGATGTCACGACAATCCAGAAAGGAGCGGGGGCTCTTTTCTGGCTTACCCGGTTTGTGCCTTCCACGCCGAAGGACTGGATAACCGCTTGGAGATCCAGCATCTTATCGACGCTTCTGGATACATACTGCCCGACTTCATCAATGACAAAAATCAAGGATTTCCCGGGCAGGCGTCGTTCAGTTAAATCAAAAGCCGCCTTGGCCAGTTCATTGGGGTTGATATCCGCCCTGCCGGCACCAATGGAATGGGCGTAGGAATCCGGTGTGGAGTATGTCTCGGGATCCATTTTATGAAGTACGCGGCTGGCCTCGTTAATCGCCAATGCCAGTTTTCTTCTCTGCTTCCAGGGCTTGCCGTGTATCTCTTCAAATTTCTGGGTGAATTGCTCCAGCAGCCCATCTCCTTCCAGCGTGATTTCAAGTTTGGCGAGATCGAAATCTTCAGCATAATCAAGTCGCCGCAACAGGGCTTTGTACATGATTTCCGTAATTCGCTCGCCGGCGGTTCGCACGCCTCGGTCCATGGAAACGTCAAATATGACAGCGTCTGTGGGCAAGGTTCTGTTGATGATATCCAGACAGCCGCTGATTTTGGAATCCTTAACGTTTTCCTTGAAAATTTCACTGGCGGATTTATCCAAAACCGGTATGTTGGCAACTGTATACCCTATGATCTTTGCAAAAGACGATTTACCGGAACCGAAAAATCCGGAGACCCACATGCCGATGCCTTCCCGGGGACTTTTTGACACCTGAATGATTTCATCATAGACGGTTCGGTAATGGTCAAGGATTGAATCCGTAGCGACGTATTCTTCCAGTTCGTTTTTTACAGTTGCCTGATCCGCCTGATCGACCTTGATTACTTCCTCAATCTTGCGATCAATCGGCCGTGAGAATAGTTCCTTGATCTGTTCCATTAAACGCCTCCGTATATTTTAACCCGGTAATTGTAGGCACCAGTTCCGGCTCGGTCTTCCATCCCCATAAACCGTAAATCGGTTCGTCC
Proteins encoded:
- the brxC gene encoding BREX system P-loop protein BrxC, which produces MEQIKELFSRPIDRKIEEVIKVDQADQATVKNELEEYVATDSILDHYRTVYDEIIQVSKSPREGIGMWVSGFFGSGKSSFAKIIGYTVANIPVLDKSASEIFKENVKDSKISGCLDIINRTLPTDAVIFDVSMDRGVRTAGERITEIMYKALLRRLDYAEDFDLAKLEITLEGDGLLEQFTQKFEEIHGKPWKQRRKLALAINEASRVLHKMDPETYSTPDSYAHSIGAGRADINPNELAKAAFDLTERRLPGKSLIFVIDEVGQYVSRSVDKMLDLQAVIQSFGVEGTNRVSQKRAPAPFWIVVTSQEKLNEIVDSLDSKKIELARLQERFRIPIDLKQNDIPKITGERVLSKTKEAREKLSEIFDANEGRLNTFCRLERTSRATKIEKEEFINLYPYLPYQIDLCIDIVAGLRLKRGAHRHIGGSNRTIIKQAQEMMINPHTQMAKSNLGDLVTLDKVYELLYLGNLLSTETTREIDRITKDFSDHPKALKVVKAIALLETVKDLPRSVQNIAVVLHPRVDAESIKKEVEEAINMLETNQIIRDSDEGYKLLTVQEKNWDIKRNEMAPKPADRNRLIREIVKEIFTDPKIKTYRYKNLKNFRLKLSVENVPVESEGQIQLNMLIAEDTTDLTSRCEEARSESISKQNEIFWVAPFNDEMDRLLLETFRSREMISSYERLAAQGKLTAEESTCLSEEKVRRDRYHRQLRNKITESIQGGTGFFRGVQKDASGLGTDLPAIFQKYLDTVVPDLYPKLEMGIRQLSGNEADKFLSAANLNNLPPVFYDGDNGLFLVAKQGGKYIPNLSADICKEILTYLVREHKYGNKVTGKMLESHFQGIGYGWDREVIQLVLAVLLRGGAVEVTHQGRKYRHHNDPACKVPFTKVQTFRAASFAPREAIDLKTLTKAADNYEEITGKEVDIEEGAIAEAFKNLAYKDRETIIQLVATMKANNFPGTDYLEEHRQTINSVLEMPNDDCVRTLAGEGKSYMEARQRSAKLNKTLTEQNIAILKKARKAYLSLLPVLKKFDDTEELQTKAQELIDCLEDETFYEHIEAIRQATKYITDKYNALYQDKHEERAKIYSERIDSAKGLPEAANLNESELETTLEPLKTRSCDSLSLSEDGVCNTCNASLEQIETDISIADAIHDQVVKKLKEMTADPEEKIERVHVSQIFSGTVESEEDVETVVSEIRNYLLKLLASGARVILE